The following proteins are co-located in the Microbulbifer sp. VAAF005 genome:
- a CDS encoding DNA-processing protein DprA: MDIVEIRRGDQRYPLGLEDAPSPPAVLYARGNVDLLSKPGIAIVGSRDASTNGLEIARRIAGYAVSKGNVVVSGLALGIDAAAHEGALAVGGGTIAVLAHGLHTANPRANYKLAMRILDAGGLWVSEHPEGVSPQRHFFVARNRIQVGLSQSSVIVESATSSGTMKHADFCLQARHRLFAVAPHNPENSLGLNCQGPIKLINDGKATALRTKADYDLLEL; this comes from the coding sequence ATGGATATAGTTGAGATTCGGCGCGGTGACCAAAGATACCCACTGGGATTAGAGGATGCCCCTAGCCCTCCTGCGGTCTTGTATGCGCGCGGGAATGTTGACCTTCTCTCCAAGCCTGGCATAGCTATCGTGGGCTCTCGTGATGCCTCTACGAATGGACTGGAGATTGCCCGGAGAATTGCCGGTTACGCGGTATCAAAAGGGAATGTCGTTGTCAGCGGTTTGGCACTAGGGATCGATGCCGCAGCCCATGAAGGCGCCCTGGCTGTTGGTGGTGGCACTATCGCCGTGCTTGCCCACGGTCTACACACTGCAAACCCCCGAGCTAACTACAAGCTGGCAATGCGAATACTTGATGCCGGCGGCCTTTGGGTGTCAGAACACCCTGAAGGTGTATCACCCCAGAGACACTTCTTCGTAGCCAGAAACCGAATCCAGGTTGGACTCTCTCAATCTTCAGTTATCGTGGAATCTGCCACATCAAGCGGAACCATGAAGCACGCTGACTTTTGCCTGCAAGCACGGCACCGCCTCTTTGCAGTTGCTCCTCACAATCCTGAAAATTCATTAGGTCTTAATTGCCAAGGTCCAATTAAGCTCATCAATGATGGCAAAGCTACAGCTCTAAGAACCAAGGCTGACTACGACCTCTTAGAGCTGTAA
- a CDS encoding phosphoribosyltransferase family protein, translating into MQVEYLFDYHPYRGGKNPQHTGTSVQLIKFKQGDPEAIRFFSEHVKARLASIFPAGAVFSVATVPSSTQGKAHKGFTHMFRVLQGAFYIKNSGNLLQRVRSIDPLHKGGSRSPNMHRETLTAVNRITPGDKVVLLDDVTTSGNSLKVAAELLREAGADVVLVLALCKTVNNGYS; encoded by the coding sequence GTGCAGGTAGAATATTTATTTGATTACCACCCGTATCGAGGTGGCAAAAACCCACAACATACTGGCACAAGCGTGCAGCTTATCAAGTTTAAGCAGGGAGACCCGGAGGCTATCCGATTCTTTTCGGAGCATGTTAAAGCCAGGCTCGCATCAATATTTCCTGCAGGCGCAGTGTTTAGTGTTGCCACCGTCCCCTCCTCCACCCAGGGAAAAGCCCATAAAGGCTTTACTCACATGTTTCGAGTGCTCCAGGGTGCGTTCTATATCAAGAACAGCGGAAACCTACTGCAGAGAGTCAGGTCCATCGACCCCTTACATAAAGGCGGCTCGCGGTCCCCAAACATGCACAGAGAAACCCTGACGGCAGTTAACCGCATTACCCCAGGTGATAAAGTGGTATTATTGGACGATGTAACTACCAGTGGGAATTCTCTGAAAGTGGCTGCGGAGCTGCTCAGAGAGGCCGGTGCTGATGTAGTTTTGGTTCTAGCTTTATGTAAAACGGTCAATAATGGATATAGTTGA